In the genome of Flexistipes sinusarabici DSM 4947, one region contains:
- a CDS encoding hydantoinase B/oxoprolinase family protein, translating into MKVNPILLEVFKNRFSSISEEMGVTLNRTAFSPNIKERRDFSCAVFDENGEMVAQAAHIPVHLGSMPMSVKSAISSCDLKPGDMVMLNDPYKGGTHLPDITIVAPVFIEGGKPSFYVANRAHHSDVGGMTAGSMPLSTSIFQEGVIIPPVKIMENDKVDEKLMQFFLNNVRTPVEREGDFAAQIMANITGIKRIKELVEKYSEETVCFYASALMEYSEKITKNTIKNIPDGKYTFEDFMDDDGKTKDKIPVRVNLIIKEDKVELDFRDSGDQVAGSVNAVYSITLSAVLYVFRALTEENIPTNAGCLRPINVKTKKGTIVDAEFPSAVAGGNVETSQRIVDAILGALSEAIPDKVCAAGQGTMNNTAIGGFDKKKNSPFTYYETLGGGMGASSENHGESAVHSHMTNTLNTPVEALEYSFPFLVTEYSIRKNSSGGGKFKGGNGMVREIKLLADAEVSVLSERRSFPPYGLCGGKPGKCGRNIIISGKSKKEMPGKFHAELKENDIIRIETPGGGGYGKIKGK; encoded by the coding sequence ATGAAAGTTAATCCTATTCTTTTGGAAGTTTTTAAGAACCGGTTTTCCTCGATTTCCGAGGAAATGGGTGTGACACTTAACAGAACTGCATTTTCACCTAATATCAAAGAAAGAAGAGATTTCTCCTGTGCTGTGTTCGATGAGAATGGCGAAATGGTGGCTCAGGCTGCCCATATACCTGTTCACCTGGGCTCAATGCCTATGTCGGTAAAATCCGCCATTTCAAGCTGTGATTTAAAACCGGGTGATATGGTAATGCTGAATGACCCCTATAAAGGTGGAACTCATTTGCCGGATATAACGATTGTTGCTCCCGTTTTTATCGAAGGGGGTAAACCCAGTTTCTATGTGGCAAACAGAGCTCACCATTCAGATGTAGGCGGGATGACTGCCGGCTCAATGCCGCTCTCCACATCTATATTTCAGGAAGGTGTTATTATACCTCCTGTTAAAATTATGGAAAATGACAAAGTGGACGAAAAATTGATGCAATTCTTCCTGAACAATGTCCGGACTCCTGTTGAGAGGGAAGGGGACTTCGCAGCCCAGATTATGGCAAATATTACCGGAATCAAAAGGATTAAGGAATTAGTAGAAAAATACAGTGAAGAGACCGTTTGTTTTTACGCTTCTGCGCTTATGGAATATTCGGAAAAAATCACAAAAAATACGATAAAAAATATACCCGACGGAAAATATACGTTTGAAGACTTTATGGATGATGACGGCAAGACAAAGGATAAAATCCCTGTAAGGGTTAATCTTATTATCAAAGAGGACAAGGTTGAGCTCGATTTCCGCGATTCCGGGGATCAGGTTGCCGGCAGTGTGAATGCCGTTTATTCGATAACATTATCTGCCGTTTTGTATGTTTTCAGAGCCTTAACTGAAGAAAATATTCCCACAAATGCCGGATGTCTGAGACCTATAAACGTCAAAACAAAAAAAGGTACAATTGTGGATGCTGAATTTCCCTCTGCAGTTGCCGGAGGAAATGTCGAAACATCACAGAGAATTGTGGATGCCATTCTCGGAGCACTTTCAGAAGCAATCCCGGATAAAGTGTGTGCAGCCGGACAGGGTACGATGAATAATACAGCAATAGGCGGATTTGATAAAAAGAAAAACTCACCCTTTACATATTATGAAACCCTCGGCGGCGGGATGGGAGCATCAAGCGAAAATCATGGAGAAAGTGCTGTGCATTCACATATGACGAATACCTTAAATACTCCGGTGGAAGCTCTTGAATACAGCTTTCCTTTTCTTGTTACCGAATACTCCATAAGAAAGAATTCCAGCGGAGGCGGTAAATTTAAAGGGGGCAACGGCATGGTCAGAGAAATTAAACTGTTAGCCGATGCCGAAGTCAGCGTCCTTTCAGAAAGACGTTCATTTCCGCCGTACGGTTTGTGCGGAGGCAAGCCCGGAAAGTGCGGCAGGAATATTATAATTTCCGGTAAAAGCAAAAAGGAGATGCCCGGTAAATTTCATGCTGAACTGAAAGAAAATGATATCATAAGGATAGAAACTCCTGGTGGCGGAGGTTATGGAAAAATAAAAGGTAAATAA
- a CDS encoding TRAP transporter substrate-binding protein, with amino-acid sequence MKKLLLFLIFTCFTTSGVFAADVKMNLNAIYGQNSFHTQGAMYFADLVEEYTDGSVDITVHPGGSLGFKGPELLKAVKDAQVPMSDILMGVVAGSEHVFGISSLPRLASSFDEAKELYEDTKPLYKEAAAKWNQKFLYAAPWPPSGLVTKNKVETAADIKNAKIRTYDKNGANFLRELGAAGISMPWGEVYSALRTGLIDGVLTSAESAKNGKFWEVLGHFNNINYAFPLNMVTINKDYWDSLSDEQQKAMLKAAAETEKHQWESSEAKTKEALNVIEENGIVISQPSEKFAEQMDAAAKVIVNNYLEDASSETEKVLEKYIK; translated from the coding sequence ATGAAAAAGTTACTTTTGTTCCTAATTTTTACTTGTTTTACCACTTCAGGCGTTTTCGCCGCCGATGTGAAAATGAACCTCAATGCTATTTATGGTCAGAACAGTTTTCATACCCAGGGTGCGATGTATTTTGCCGATTTGGTTGAAGAGTACACAGACGGTAGTGTTGATATTACCGTTCACCCCGGTGGCAGCCTTGGTTTTAAAGGACCTGAGCTTTTGAAAGCGGTCAAAGATGCCCAGGTACCGATGTCAGATATCCTTATGGGCGTTGTTGCAGGCAGTGAGCATGTTTTTGGTATCAGCTCTCTCCCAAGACTGGCTTCATCTTTTGACGAGGCAAAAGAACTGTATGAAGACACCAAGCCATTGTACAAAGAAGCGGCTGCCAAATGGAACCAAAAGTTTCTCTATGCAGCACCGTGGCCGCCGAGTGGTCTTGTTACAAAAAATAAGGTGGAAACAGCCGCGGATATTAAAAATGCTAAAATAAGAACATATGATAAAAACGGTGCAAATTTTCTCAGGGAATTAGGAGCTGCCGGTATATCTATGCCTTGGGGTGAAGTGTATTCTGCGCTCAGAACAGGTCTGATCGATGGTGTTCTCACTTCTGCCGAATCAGCCAAAAACGGAAAATTCTGGGAAGTATTGGGACATTTCAACAATATTAACTATGCCTTTCCTCTTAATATGGTTACCATTAACAAAGATTACTGGGATTCATTGAGCGATGAACAGCAGAAAGCTATGCTTAAGGCCGCCGCTGAAACAGAAAAACATCAGTGGGAAAGCTCAGAGGCAAAAACCAAAGAAGCACTTAATGTTATTGAGGAGAACGGTATTGTAATATCCCAGCCCAGCGAGAAATTTGCAGAACAGATGGATGCAGCGGCAAAGGTTATTGTAAACAACTATCTTGAGGATGCATCATCAGAGACGGAGAAAGTTCTGGAGAAGTACATTAAATGA
- a CDS encoding TRAP transporter small permease subunit, protein MIGKLNGFIRKVSDFGAFLSSVFMILITLLIGLEVLLRSVFDTTTHISTEYSTYFFIALVSLGLAYTMKENGHIRITLLTGRLKGKAKMVQEILTTVLALIISLFLLYFSVLMTYETYSLGMQADTVSETPLYISQLAIPVGVLLLTFQLIGRILGIIYDFRSTDT, encoded by the coding sequence ATGATCGGTAAGCTGAACGGTTTTATAAGGAAGGTATCGGATTTCGGTGCCTTCCTTTCTTCAGTATTTATGATTCTGATAACATTACTGATAGGTTTGGAAGTTTTGCTTCGTTCTGTTTTTGATACCACAACTCACATTTCAACCGAGTACAGTACTTATTTTTTCATAGCTCTTGTTTCATTGGGGTTGGCTTATACTATGAAAGAAAACGGTCATATAAGAATCACACTTCTTACCGGAAGACTGAAAGGCAAAGCAAAAATGGTACAGGAAATTTTGACAACTGTTTTGGCTTTAATTATTTCTCTGTTTTTGTTGTATTTTTCTGTATTGATGACTTATGAAACTTATTCATTGGGAATGCAGGCCGACACTGTATCGGAAACTCCGTTGTATATATCACAATTAGCTATCCCGGTAGGGGTTTTATTATTAACTTTTCAATTAATCGGCAGAATCTTGGGGATAATTTATGATTTCAGATCCACTGATACTTAG
- a CDS encoding TRAP transporter large permease produces the protein MISDPLILSIVLFGFMFLLLFAGLWIGFSLFAAGVFGMFIYDLNLPPVLSIWDKIGSLMANSMYNSLNSWSLTALPLFIFMGEILFRTKISTKLLNGLVPWLSSVPGKLLHINVVACSLFAAVSGSSAATTATVGKITLEELKKRGYDRQLALGSLAGAGTLGFLIPPSLIMIIYGILSDTSIGKLFIGGIIPGVILAGMYSLFIIVRILLNRNLVPQLKEKYTFTEKIKASYELIPVLFLIIIVLGGIYMGVTTPTEAAAIGVIGAFVLAAVFKNLSWENFKSSLTNAVKTSCMICFIIAGAGFLSQVVAFIGIARALSEFIVSLGLNAWMLILIVGFMYFLLGMILDGISIVVMTLPIVLPIVLEAGYHPLWFGIFLVIMVELSQITPPVGFSLFVIEGISGENITTILKATFPFFIIMASMVLILLLFPDVVFFLPSKKTVLFIFHCGVLL, from the coding sequence ATGATTTCAGATCCACTGATACTTAGTATTGTTCTTTTCGGTTTCATGTTTTTACTGTTGTTTGCCGGTTTGTGGATCGGTTTTTCACTGTTTGCCGCTGGTGTATTCGGCATGTTTATATACGATCTTAATCTTCCTCCTGTACTTTCCATCTGGGATAAGATTGGAAGTCTCATGGCTAATTCCATGTACAACAGTCTTAATTCATGGTCATTAACCGCTTTGCCTCTTTTCATTTTTATGGGCGAAATTCTTTTCAGAACAAAAATTTCCACCAAACTCCTTAACGGACTGGTTCCGTGGTTATCTTCAGTGCCGGGCAAGCTACTGCATATAAATGTGGTTGCATGCTCTCTATTTGCAGCTGTTTCAGGCTCAAGTGCTGCCACAACTGCTACCGTTGGCAAAATTACGCTTGAGGAGCTTAAAAAACGTGGTTACGACAGGCAATTAGCTCTCGGCTCTCTGGCTGGTGCAGGAACGCTTGGCTTTTTAATCCCGCCGAGTTTAATTATGATTATTTACGGTATACTTTCAGATACATCTATAGGAAAATTGTTTATAGGCGGTATCATACCGGGTGTGATACTGGCTGGTATGTATTCGCTTTTTATCATTGTCAGAATTTTATTGAACAGGAATCTGGTTCCTCAATTGAAAGAAAAATATACATTTACAGAAAAAATTAAAGCTTCTTACGAACTGATACCGGTATTGTTTTTAATAATTATTGTACTGGGCGGCATATACATGGGAGTAACCACTCCTACGGAGGCCGCTGCAATAGGTGTTATAGGGGCTTTTGTTCTCGCTGCGGTTTTTAAGAATCTTTCCTGGGAAAACTTCAAAAGCTCCCTTACAAATGCTGTAAAAACGTCCTGCATGATCTGTTTTATTATAGCAGGTGCCGGATTTTTGTCCCAGGTGGTTGCTTTTATAGGCATAGCCAGAGCACTCAGTGAATTTATAGTATCTTTGGGGCTGAATGCCTGGATGCTGATCCTTATTGTGGGTTTTATGTATTTCCTGTTGGGAATGATACTGGACGGAATTTCCATTGTGGTTATGACACTGCCCATAGTTTTGCCGATTGTTTTAGAGGCAGGTTATCATCCGCTCTGGTTTGGTATTTTTCTGGTTATTATGGTTGAACTTTCACAGATAACGCCCCCTGTGGGCTTCAGTCTTTTTGTGATTGAAGGTATTTCAGGTGAAAATATCACCACAATTCTTAAAGCCACTTTTCCGTTTTTCATCATTATGGCTTCGATGGTTTTGATTCTGCTTCTTTTCCCTGATGTTGTATTCTTTCTACCGTCTAAAAAGACTGTTCTGTTTATTTTCCACTGCGGAGTGTTATTGTAA
- a CDS encoding ATP-binding protein has product MKLTGKIVTFLSVITLIILIPASLLIWNHQRNTLLEQAKVQAETLFKMIVITRQWVAENDKRIDPVPAVATKELSQYASRMADFRFHITSDKLVDPANAPDKFEKKAMQAFKKGRADEYATIIKDDKGEKIYRYMAPLYINKSCLKCHYYQGYEVGDFRGGISVYVPLKNIESAMQSTNFLFYISGFIIYTGIIFAIIVLLNNLILKPLKKLNKAAHSVFNKNYNIKTDIKTNDEIQELSDAFEIMCKRVAKSEENLKNRLKDAVSGYVKLNEELRKKNQELRRTTKFKTDVLDSVAHEVRTPMTKILSYTEILLDPNMKNDEEVLEKAVHVIKRNSKTLNMLFNQVITITKLEHFGYEYQNEQIYFYDFIKDKMESFQEEINLKNLTVKTNILENFIFYADSQALSYVVNNLISNSIKYNKKNGEIEISAEEKDKQVILSFYDTGIGIPAGEIQKITQRFYRVENIKRKYAGSGLGMSIVKRIIDDLNGKLEIKSKEGSFTLVTITLRSGK; this is encoded by the coding sequence ATGAAATTAACCGGTAAAATTGTTACCTTTCTTTCTGTGATCACTTTAATAATTCTTATTCCGGCTTCTCTGCTTATATGGAATCATCAGCGCAACACTTTGTTGGAGCAGGCAAAGGTTCAAGCCGAAACGTTATTTAAAATGATTGTTATTACGAGGCAATGGGTGGCTGAAAACGACAAACGAATAGATCCTGTACCTGCTGTAGCAACTAAAGAGCTTTCCCAATACGCCAGCAGAATGGCAGATTTTAGATTTCATATAACAAGCGATAAGCTGGTAGATCCGGCAAATGCTCCCGATAAATTTGAGAAAAAGGCGATGCAGGCTTTTAAAAAGGGGCGGGCTGACGAATATGCAACAATAATTAAAGATGACAAAGGAGAGAAAATTTACAGGTACATGGCTCCCCTTTATATAAACAAATCATGCCTTAAATGCCACTACTATCAGGGGTATGAAGTAGGAGATTTCCGGGGCGGAATATCGGTATATGTCCCTTTGAAAAACATTGAGTCTGCAATGCAGTCCACCAATTTTCTCTTTTATATCTCGGGTTTTATCATTTATACGGGGATTATATTCGCCATTATCGTACTCCTGAATAATCTGATACTGAAACCCCTAAAAAAACTCAATAAAGCTGCACATTCGGTATTTAACAAAAATTACAATATAAAGACCGATATAAAAACAAACGATGAAATACAGGAGCTTTCGGATGCTTTTGAGATTATGTGCAAAAGGGTGGCAAAAAGCGAAGAAAATCTCAAAAACCGGCTTAAAGACGCTGTATCCGGATATGTAAAACTAAATGAAGAGCTGCGAAAAAAGAATCAGGAGCTGAGAAGAACAACCAAGTTTAAAACAGATGTATTGGACTCGGTAGCTCATGAAGTAAGAACTCCTATGACCAAAATACTCTCATACACGGAGATTCTCTTAGATCCAAATATGAAAAATGATGAGGAGGTGCTTGAAAAGGCTGTTCACGTGATAAAAAGAAACTCAAAAACGCTGAATATGCTCTTTAACCAGGTGATTACAATTACCAAACTTGAACATTTCGGTTACGAATATCAAAATGAACAGATATATTTCTATGACTTTATAAAAGACAAAATGGAATCTTTTCAAGAAGAAATTAACCTTAAAAATCTGACAGTTAAAACAAATATCCTTGAAAATTTTATCTTTTATGCAGACTCACAAGCATTATCCTATGTTGTAAATAATCTGATCAGCAACAGCATAAAATATAACAAAAAGAATGGTGAGATTGAGATATCAGCCGAAGAAAAAGATAAGCAGGTCATATTATCCTTTTATGATACCGGCATAGGTATTCCTGCCGGCGAAATTCAAAAGATAACTCAGCGTTTTTACAGAGTTGAAAATATCAAGAGAAAATATGCAGGAAGCGGTTTGGGGATGAGTATTGTTAAGCGCATTATTGACGACTTGAATGGTAAACTGGAAATCAAATCAAAAGAAGGATCATTTACACTTGTTACAATAACACTCCGCAGTGGAAAATAA
- a CDS encoding response regulator transcription factor: MKCRILVIDDDIELLDLVKILLKMEDFEVITSTTGLEGLELLKNNSYSLVILDLGLPDIDGEQLCKLIRKQYNTPILILSAKASATNKVLCFEYGADDYLTKPFENIELVARIKAIMRRCCPETEKDENEDGEIHYKDLVINTHERNVQKNSKYIDMTPKEYDLLLYFIRNKGQTLSRDKIIKELWDKDTLYKFSRSLDVHVQHLRQKIENNPKNPSFIKTVSGVGYKVES, from the coding sequence ATGAAATGTAGAATACTTGTAATAGACGATGACATTGAACTACTTGATTTGGTAAAAATACTCCTCAAAATGGAGGATTTTGAAGTTATTACCAGCACTACGGGACTGGAGGGGCTGGAGCTTTTAAAAAACAACAGTTACTCCTTGGTAATACTGGATCTGGGTTTGCCGGATATCGACGGAGAACAGCTCTGTAAATTAATCAGAAAACAGTACAATACACCTATTCTGATTCTTTCCGCCAAAGCAAGCGCTACAAACAAGGTTTTATGCTTTGAATACGGTGCTGACGATTACCTGACAAAACCTTTCGAGAACATAGAACTGGTTGCCAGAATAAAGGCAATCATGCGCAGGTGTTGCCCGGAAACGGAAAAAGATGAAAATGAGGACGGGGAAATACATTATAAAGATCTGGTAATTAACACACACGAGCGAAATGTACAGAAAAACTCCAAATATATTGATATGACACCGAAAGAATATGACCTGCTGCTATACTTTATTCGTAACAAAGGACAAACACTGAGCAGAGACAAGATAATAAAAGAGCTTTGGGACAAGGATACTTTATATAAATTTTCACGCAGTCTTGATGTACATGTGCAGCATCTAAGGCAAAAAATAGAGAATAATCCAAAGAACCCCAGTTTTATTAAAACCGTTTCAGGTGTGGGATACAAAGTTGAATCATGA
- a CDS encoding 4Fe-4S binding protein produces MKISFYRRVVQLLVLIGIFVVPLLNILEIYFIKGTFYSIDVGDVAMADPLAVFQSVITSETINTVMLISVIIPVLLAMFFGRVWCSWFCPYHFLVEMLQKLRNLLKLKSKKPEYSESLVNRSNRIRLLFLLIGLFITGIAGIPLLNLISAPGIISSQALVLVKFHYFTFEIVFILFLLIMEFFFFYFFWCRLLCPTGIFLSLIDRKKAMKVTKIQPECSMCKSCIKSCPMVIDPMNEEKNPLCHNCGICIDSCPDNKKRNTLRFKFY; encoded by the coding sequence ATGAAAATTTCATTTTACAGAAGGGTCGTTCAGCTTCTTGTTTTGATTGGAATATTTGTAGTTCCCCTGCTTAATATTCTTGAAATTTATTTTATAAAAGGAACCTTTTACTCTATCGATGTCGGTGATGTGGCCATGGCTGATCCGCTGGCTGTTTTCCAGTCTGTAATTACGTCTGAGACAATAAATACAGTAATGTTGATTTCTGTAATCATACCGGTTTTGCTTGCCATGTTTTTCGGACGTGTATGGTGCAGCTGGTTCTGCCCCTACCATTTTCTGGTGGAGATGCTGCAAAAATTAAGAAATTTATTAAAACTGAAATCAAAAAAGCCTGAATATTCAGAAAGCTTGGTTAACAGAAGTAACCGCATACGGCTGCTTTTTCTGCTTATTGGGTTGTTTATCACAGGAATAGCGGGAATTCCTTTGCTCAATCTTATTTCTGCCCCCGGCATAATATCATCACAGGCACTTGTTCTGGTGAAGTTTCACTATTTTACATTTGAAATTGTATTTATACTTTTCCTGCTGATTATGGAGTTTTTTTTCTTTTACTTTTTCTGGTGCCGGCTGCTGTGCCCCACAGGAATTTTTTTATCCCTAATCGACCGGAAAAAAGCTATGAAAGTCACAAAAATCCAGCCGGAGTGCAGCATGTGCAAATCCTGCATCAAATCCTGCCCTATGGTAATAGACCCTATGAATGAAGAAAAAAATCCGTTATGTCACAACTGCGGAATATGTATAGATTCCTGTCCAGATAACAAAAAAAGAAACACACTCAGATTTAAATTCTATTGA
- a CDS encoding 4Fe-4S dicluster domain-containing protein yields the protein MSILEDLRYLLNNNPFKGYYKINRLRPPGAVSEKRFMELCIRCARCIEVCPYDSIKRADLYERLQIGTPYVFAEDKACYLCMKCPEVCPTKALDPKVTDKREVTMGKAVIDQELCYNYIYYKEEKKGEVSDKALLCSTCYNACPLMDEAIVMEKFILPVTTEKCVGCGICTEKCPTKPEKAINIIPEGMINKQEAGFFYRKYNIKPAEEMDNNSTNKHKKTIKKKEGISSFGSEPDFENDFEIQNEIEGWD from the coding sequence ATGAGCATCCTGGAGGATTTAAGATATTTACTTAATAATAACCCTTTTAAAGGTTATTACAAAATCAACAGGCTGAGACCGCCCGGAGCAGTTTCAGAAAAACGGTTCATGGAGCTGTGCATCCGCTGTGCACGATGTATAGAAGTATGTCCATATGACTCTATCAAGAGGGCTGACCTTTATGAAAGGCTTCAGATTGGCACACCATATGTTTTTGCAGAGGACAAAGCATGTTATCTGTGTATGAAATGTCCGGAAGTCTGTCCCACCAAAGCCCTTGATCCCAAAGTTACCGACAAAAGAGAGGTAACAATGGGCAAAGCCGTTATAGATCAGGAGCTATGCTATAATTACATTTATTATAAAGAAGAAAAAAAGGGGGAAGTCAGCGATAAAGCACTCCTCTGCTCCACATGTTATAACGCCTGCCCGCTTATGGATGAAGCAATCGTAATGGAAAAATTTATTCTCCCCGTTACAACGGAAAAGTGTGTGGGCTGCGGGATATGCACGGAAAAATGCCCCACCAAGCCGGAAAAAGCTATAAACATTATTCCTGAAGGGATGATAAATAAACAGGAAGCAGGATTCTTTTACCGGAAATACAATATAAAACCTGCAGAAGAAATGGACAATAACAGTACTAACAAACATAAAAAAACAATTAAGAAAAAAGAGGGGATATCATCCTTCGGCTCGGAACCCGATTTTGAAAATGACTTTGAAATACAGAATGAAATAGAGGGCTGGGATTGA
- a CDS encoding chaperone NapD, with amino-acid sequence MIFSGSLITVKENKLNDVTEFLKNYPQVEIYTSSEDKQNIVVAIEAESDEELEELSNTLNSNENIINIAHHYFHFEEEVEEIEKGNKRNISLKGFGKKNKKQL; translated from the coding sequence ATGATCTTTTCGGGAAGCCTGATTACCGTAAAGGAAAACAAACTGAATGATGTTACAGAATTTTTAAAAAACTACCCTCAGGTTGAAATTTATACCTCTTCTGAAGATAAACAAAATATTGTTGTGGCTATTGAAGCAGAAAGTGATGAGGAGTTGGAAGAACTGAGTAATACATTAAACAGTAATGAAAATATTATAAATATTGCACATCATTATTTTCATTTTGAAGAAGAGGTGGAAGAAATTGAAAAAGGAAACAAACGGAACATAAGCCTTAAAGGCTTTGGTAAAAAGAATAAAAAGCAATTATGA